The window TTGCGAATGCTACAAAGTTTCCTCGACTCTCGGTAGACTGCAATTGCGCTTCGCAATGAATCTAAAAGTTACCGCCTTTCTTCCTCGCCCGGGCCATCAgctcctttcttcctcatctttcTCCGCCTCCGCCTTCACCTCCGGTAATCCCTCGTCCTCCTCCATCGCCGCTTCCGTCGACAACCTCGCCAAGCTCATCAACGACCAGCCCATCCCCGTCCTTCGCCACCACATCCCTACTCCTTTTCTTTCCTCCCCTCTCGTCGactccctcctcctccgcctctttGCCGCCCACGCCGCCGCCCCCAAAGCCCTCTACCTCTTCCGCCTCTCCCTACGCGGCCACCGCGATCACCCTCCTTCCTCCTCCGCCTTCGCCACCATTCTCCACATTCTCACCCGCGCCCGCCATTTCGACGCCGCCTTCGAGCTCATCGATGACGTCGCCAGATCCCAGCCTGCCCTCCTGACCCCCAAGTCCCTCGCCGTGCTCCTCTCCCGCCACGCAAAgttccgaactttcgacgaaacGCTCGATGCCTTCGACCGCGCCGAGAGGGCCTGGGCCGCCGCCGGTCTCTCCTTCAGCTTTGACGAGTTCAATGCGCTGTTAAGAGCCTACTGCACCCAGGGGCGGGTTTCCGAGGCTCGTGCCATCTTCCGGAGGTTTCACTCCCGGTTCCCACCCAACTCTCGGACACTCAACACCCTACTTCTGGGCTTCAAGGAGTCCCAGAATCTTGTCGCGTTCGATCTTTTCTATCATGACATGATGATCCGGGGGTTTGAACCTGATGCAGTAACTTATTGCATTAGAATGGATGCCTACTGCAAGAAAATGCGATTTTTTGATGCTTTGGGGCTTCTGGATGAGATGGCGAAGAATAATTGCTCACCTACGGTCAAAAGCTTTACCACTTTGATTCATGGTTCAGGCATTGCAAAGAACCCAATGCATGCCCGTAGGTTGTTTGATGAAATGGTCGCAAGAGGACTGGTTCCTGACAGAGGGGCTTATAATGCATTGATGGGCTCGTTTGTAAGGGTGGGGAATCTTAGGTCTGCTTTGGAGATTATGGAAGAGATGGAGAAGGCAATTCAGCTTGATGATGTGAGTTATTATACGCTGTTGTGTGGCATGAAGAAGTATGAGGATCTAGAGGGGTTTTGGAAGCTCTATAAAAGGATGGTTGAGAAGAACTTTGTGCCAAGGACACGTACAGTAATGCTGCTCATGAAGGTATTCTGCGAGAACAGCAGGGCTGATTTGGGTTTGAGCTTGTGGAATTATCTAGTGGAGAAGGGATTTTGTCCTCATAGGCATGCATTGGATTCTTTGGTGACAGCACTATGTTGCAAAGGAAATGTGGTGGAGGCCTACAAGTGTTTTAAACAAGTGGTGGATAGAGGGAGAGTTCCATCTGAGAGGGCCTTCCGGGTGTTGGAGGGGTTTCTAGTGCGAACTAAGAAGTTAGACATGATGGAGGAGCTTGATCAGATGACAAAGAGAATGCAAGCACTTGTGCCCTCTCAATTTTAGCTAGCTGGCATGAAGTGGTCATTTCTTTCAATATATTCTTGCTTCTGATGGCTGAAAGGGCTCAGCTCAGATGATGCTGATCATTATGAGGGTTATGCATGTGAAATCTGACTAAACACAAAGAAAGATAGTCTCATGACATAACACTTTTCAAGAATTCAGTCAAGCATGGCCTTCATAATGTATAAATTAGTGTCGCAAAAATCTTGTCATAGTACATGAAAACAAAGAATCAAGTAGCTTATAATCTTGGTACCAAGTTGAATGATAGATTGTGCTTGCTTTGATCCTTTTTGCCTTCCTATTTGTTACGATGTGGTAGGTGAACtggttatgaagtattaaaaTAGTTGTATGCAATTCTGGTAGAACCAATGTTTGATGTGGTTATTTAACTTATACTCCTTCGGTTGATTTGTAATTCTTTATGGACTTTGTGCATTACATTGTATTGATTATTCATTTAAGTGGAGAGCCACAATTGAAAGTGCATCTCTTGGTTTTAAGTGCAATATAGACCTGCACACACCATCACAAATCCAGGTGCAGATCCACTATTTCAATCCTTCGACACATGACTGGAACAAGCTCGAGCTAACAACCTTCAATGCCCACAAGGTATGGCCTTATCTTCTCATAACGTGGCAGAGTTACATATATTATCATGTATATTTCATCCTTCCGACCGCTTATCTTACAGGTCATGTAGCTTAGTGACTTGGTTGGCCTTTACTGTGTAGTGATTCAATGACACGAATGATGGCAATTTATCAAATAATTTGCAGAAGACAACAGTGACAATCTTCAAATAACTCTGTTGCTTTATCAGCCAATCGTGAACTGTCTCTAGCTTGTTAGTTGAGGCCGCTAGAAACAAAATCGTGAAATGTTGTAAGAAGAGTGTACATCCATATTTTGAGTCATTTACCTATCTTAGATTCACATTGATAACTCAAACATGGTCACAAATCCAGATGATACTCTTTAACTAATTAAGTCATCCAAATTAAGTGCATTGATGTTATCAGAGAATTACTAGAAAGTACTGGTACCTCACTTAACTGTCCTCCCTTGTACACAATTCCAGTATACAGCTTATTTCTAACTTCTAGATTCAATCCAGTCTAAGTACATGACCAATGTCTATCACCAGGTCAATTGTTTGTTTCTTTGTACTGCAATAGCAATGCCTTTTTGTGGTTTGAACAAGAATGAGATTCATGACCACTTGGTTTATGCGGTTTATGCACCTCTGTGGTCCAGCTTGATATTTGAGCCTGGACTCATCAAGGCAAACAGGTTCATAGCTACAAAGATGGCTATATTAAGATGGCCATCTTTTTTTGTTATTCTGACATGACATCGAGTAACCCTGCATTCTTTGTCGGGAACCATATTAAGATGACTACTACGGGTCATTGGTATGAACCGCCAGAAAGAGGATACATTTCTGGCTTCTTTTTCCTCTAGTTTGCATGTCAATGGCTACAAAGAATTGAATGCCAACAAAATTTCTTGAATTGACGAAATGAACTATAAAGAGGACATGTTTGCAATGGACAAGACCCTGTGACTATGAATTAATTGTGATGTTTTTGACTAGCCTTGCATTGGAAGTGAGAAGGGATAAAAATGTTATATAGAATTAGATGAGTTTTCCACTAATAATTTACATATAAGCATTTTGTTATATAGAATTAGATGACTTTTCCACTAATAATTTACATGTAAGCATTTTAGAGCACATGGTTTCACATTTTTACAACATGTTATAAAGTCACCACAAGGTCACATATTTTAGATTCTTGATTGTATTGTGCTTCATGAGGATATTACATTCAAGCTTTTACACTATATCAATAACActttattacatacaaaatatacttatacataaTAACATAATAATTAACAAGACTTATCCACAATTCTGAATAGCTTTCCACCACCTCAACGTAATTCTAGTATTTCAGTGAGTGATaagttaatttaaaaaatttatataacaacagtgAGCTACAAAGCTTAGTAAGTGATAAACATATCAATGACAAGAGAgaataatttcaaacaaacttggTATCAAAATGCAAGGtagagatacaagagttcatagatatcatctcattagatacagaatcataaatatcatttcattcaaaacatatttgattcataacaaatggaataaagagtaattggagcatatctatGACATAAGAAGTATTTCggggcatatcaatgacatataaaatatttcggagtatatcaatggcatatgaaacatttcagataATATTGacggcgtacgaaatgtttcatagtatatcaatagcatatgaaacatttaagagcatattaatagcatatcaacaacgtatgatattgaatcttatattttgataatgaaatcaattgatgagtttatgatctaatttacgttttgagtgacataggactagcttcgatcaaggagaggcaaattgattaaagtaggaggaattggaCATTaggccggagttgaacatgtataagagattggacgtcgggccggaggatcggtcgacgtgctgATAGAAGAACTTTATGtcgtgagttcgggcattgggccgaaggatcagacattgcgccaaggagatcggaagttgtgggagtcaacatgttgattaagcaatatgctgaaggagaggacgatatgccaAATGATAGGATAAAgcgctggaagaaccaatgacatgccgaacaacatatgatttgtgctttgtaataatttgtttagATCAATTTAGTTTAGgtataattgagttggtattagagTGAAacaaatgtcaactcaattaggggccaattgggcctgaattagggCTAAATTAGGTTTGTTATTTAGCTCATTCAGTATCTTGTAGTAAGGTCtggcgatggtatcacccaaacTAGGTGATGACATTGCCTagaaacaatcttcaagactgtgtcaggtggtggtactgcctagatccagtctccgaggctttattaagcgatagtaccaccggactaggcagtggtaccgcctagtgtcagagagTACTAGCATTGttaccgctagattgggtggtggtactgcccagtgttagtgttgtaggtagtagtaccacatagcacaagcggtggtaccgctaggacccgggaaacctgggatgagaccttttttagctccatttttgaagctatttggggccctataaataccccagacatTTTTGCTTGGCTATGCATGAAATAGAGTTAAaatgggggaaagaatacttgagataaattggaaactctcttaggatttagagtctcttcttcctagagttagaagttttctaagggatgagtgaggtctaaaagagatgtgtaaagattctctcctgagcctgtgaaaatgagatagtgttataagggtagttgaactacacccattgaaagaagatcgatagtggaagccagtagcctcgagtgaagaggaatcggaagtggatgtaggtcatgatgatcaaaccactataaaattggtgtgcatccctttctctacttgtttacttatttttataactactttATCTGCTTAATGCAactcttgcaaatgttttaagtataaacatctttccgatacgatttcattgaacgaagttttgaatcgacgtgattttacgaaagcactaattcactccccccctcttagtactaacttagtcctaacagttggtattagagtcacGTTTCTCTCCATTgtattaacacctaagagagatgacttttttcgactttcaagagggtcactctaccattcatcctcctatgttca of the Musa acuminata AAA Group cultivar baxijiao chromosome BXJ2-10, Cavendish_Baxijiao_AAA, whole genome shotgun sequence genome contains:
- the LOC135625946 gene encoding pentatricopeptide repeat-containing protein At3g61360-like, translated to MNLKVTAFLPRPGHQLLSSSSFSASAFTSGNPSSSSIAASVDNLAKLINDQPIPVLRHHIPTPFLSSPLVDSLLLRLFAAHAAAPKALYLFRLSLRGHRDHPPSSSAFATILHILTRARHFDAAFELIDDVARSQPALLTPKSLAVLLSRHAKFRTFDETLDAFDRAERAWAAAGLSFSFDEFNALLRAYCTQGRVSEARAIFRRFHSRFPPNSRTLNTLLLGFKESQNLVAFDLFYHDMMIRGFEPDAVTYCIRMDAYCKKMRFFDALGLLDEMAKNNCSPTVKSFTTLIHGSGIAKNPMHARRLFDEMVARGLVPDRGAYNALMGSFVRVGNLRSALEIMEEMEKAIQLDDVSYYTLLCGMKKYEDLEGFWKLYKRMVEKNFVPRTRTVMLLMKVFCENSRADLGLSLWNYLVEKGFCPHRHALDSLVTALCCKGNVVEAYKCFKQVVDRGRVPSERAFRVLEGFLVRTKKLDMMEELDQMTKRMQALVPSQF